The Mesorhizobium sp. B2-8-5 genome segment CGGCGATCTGGTTTGCCGACTGGCCGGTCGCGTCCTGCGCGAAAGCCGGCGTGCCGGCGGCCACCAGGGCGGTGGCCAGCGCGACGCGACGGAGTGCGGAGGAGATCGGCCCGGCCATCATCCGTTACCTGATGTTCTTGGAGACCACCGAGGCCATGTCGTCGGCGGCCTGAATGACCTTGGAATTCATTTCGTAGGCGCGCTGGGCAGAGATCAGCTCGGTGATCTCCTTGACTGGATCGACGTTGGAAGACTCGAGATAACCCTGCTGGATCGTGGCGAAGCCCGGATCGCCGGGAACGCCGACATTGGCCGGGCCGGAGGCAGCCGTTTCCTGGAAAAGGTTGTCGCCGAGCGGCGCCAGGCCCGCCTCATTGGCGAAGTTGACGATCTGAAGCTGGCCGAGCAGCTGCAGGTCGGTCTGACCGTCGATGCGGGCAAAGACCTGGCCGGTCTTGTTGACGATCACCTCGACGGCGTCGGTCGGCACGGTGATGGCCGGGATGACGTTGGCGCCGTCGGCGGTCACGAGCTGCCCGGTGGCATTGGTGTTGAAGGCGCCGGCGCGGGTATAGAGCGTGCCGCCGTCGGCACCCTCGATCTGGAACCAGCCCCTGCCGGTCAACGCCAGGTCGAAGCTGTTGCCGGTGCTGGCCAATTCACCTTGCGTGTGGACGTTGCGCACCGCCGTGGTCTTGACGCCAAGACCGATCGAGACGCCTTCCGGCACCAGCGAGGTGTTGGAGCGGTTGGGCACGCCCTGCGTGCGGTCGACCTGGTAGAGCAGGTCGGAGAATTCGGCCCGCGCCCGCTTGTAGCCGGTGGTGTTGATGTTGGCGATGTTGTTGGCGATGACTTCCAGGTTGGTCTGCTGGGCGTTCATGCCTGTGGCGGCGATCGCAAGGGCTTTCATGACGCGCTCCTAGATACTCATGCGACTGATTTCGAGATAGGCCGAGACGACCTTGTCGCGGATCGCGATGGTGGTCTGCAGCGCCTGCTGGGCGCTCAGCACCGCATCGACGACCTGGCGCGTGTCGGCATCGCCCTTGAGCGCCTGTATCGACATCTGCTCTGCGCCCTGCAGCGTGTTGACGGTCTTCGTCGCCGCCTGGCCGAGGACTTCGGCGAAGGTGCTGCCGACGCTTTCGCCGGCCTGCGTTCCGACACCGCCCTGCAGCAGACCCGGTGAAGCCTGTTCCGCTCCATCGACCGCCGTTTTGAATTGTATTGCCCCGATACCGCCGATCATTACTGGTTCCTCATCAGGTCGATGGTCATGGAAATCAGATCGCGAGCCTGCTTGATCACCTGCAGGTTGGCTTCATAGGAGCGGTTCGCCTCGCTCATGTCGGCCATTTCGACCAACGTGTTGACGTTGGGCATCTTGACGTACCCCTTGTCGTCGGCGGCTTCGTTGCCGGGTTGGAATTCGATCGGGAAGTCCGAAGGATCGCGGGAGATCGCGCTGACTTCCACCAGCGAGCCGCCGGTTGCGCGGTCGACCTCGGACTGAAAGGTGATCGTCTTGCGACGATAGGGCTCGGCGCCAGGCGTGCTGCCGGTCGATTGGGCGTTGGCTAGGTTTTCCGAGACCACGCGCAGGCGCTCCGACTGGGCGCCAAGACCGGAAGCCGCGACTTTGAGGGCTGCAGTCAGCGCATCCATGATCAGCTCTTCACCACCATCGTCATCATCGAATGGAAGGCCTTGACGAT includes the following:
- the flgG gene encoding flagellar basal-body rod protein FlgG — encoded protein: MKALAIAATGMNAQQTNLEVIANNIANINTTGYKRARAEFSDLLYQVDRTQGVPNRSNTSLVPEGVSIGLGVKTTAVRNVHTQGELASTGNSFDLALTGRGWFQIEGADGGTLYTRAGAFNTNATGQLVTADGANVIPAITVPTDAVEVIVNKTGQVFARIDGQTDLQLLGQLQIVNFANEAGLAPLGDNLFQETAASGPANVGVPGDPGFATIQQGYLESSNVDPVKEITELISAQRAYEMNSKVIQAADDMASVVSKNIR
- a CDS encoding flagellar hook-basal body complex protein FliE; amino-acid sequence: MIGGIGAIQFKTAVDGAEQASPGLLQGGVGTQAGESVGSTFAEVLGQAATKTVNTLQGAEQMSIQALKGDADTRQVVDAVLSAQQALQTTIAIRDKVVSAYLEISRMSI
- the flgC gene encoding flagellar basal body rod protein FlgC translates to MDALTAALKVAASGLGAQSERLRVVSENLANAQSTGSTPGAEPYRRKTITFQSEVDRATGGSLVEVSAISRDPSDFPIEFQPGNEAADDKGYVKMPNVNTLVEMADMSEANRSYEANLQVIKQARDLISMTIDLMRNQ